DNA sequence from the Schlegelella aquatica genome:
GGGGCGACGTGCCGGCCGTCGCCTGCGACGAGGCCCACCTGCACGCGCCCGGCGTGCATGAATGTGGCGATCTTCAAGCTCGCTCCTTTTGATACCAAAAGAACCAATAAGACCAAAGTGTGGTCCAACCCGCGGGTCGGCAACAGGCGGGTTTTCCCTCCATCGGCCCATAGACCTGAAGACTTGACCTACAGCGCTGAAGCCAGAGGGCCGTCTTTTGGTATGATTTGGTATTCTTCTCTTGCCACGCCGCGATGGACACCGGACACAAGCTGCGCCAAGACCTCCTGCACCATCTCGCGTCAGGCCTTTGGCGGCCCGGTCAGCGCCTGCCCACGGAGCGCGAGTTGAGCGAGCGGTATCAAGTGAGCCGCACCACCGTGCGCAGGGTTCTCGCCAGCCTGAAGGAGCGCGGGCTGATCACACAGACGGTCGGCAGCGGCACCTACGTGAGGGGGCCGGGCGCCGGCGCAGCGGATTCGAGCGACGCCGGCACTGCGGCCACTACCAGCCCGGCGGAACTGATGGAGGCGCGGCTCGCCCTCGAACCGGCCATCGTCGAGATGGTCATTCGACACGCCACGCCGGCGGACTTCCAGCGCATGGAGGAATGCTGCGCGTGCGCCGAGGCGGCCGCCACGATGGAGGAATTCGAGGTCTGGGACGCGAAGCTGCACGAGACCATCGCCCAGGCCACGCGCAACAACTTCCTGCGGGAGGTGTTCGACCTCATGAACGAAGTGCGCAGCCAGGACGTCTGGGGCCAGCTCAAGCGGCGCAGCTTGACGGCGGAGCGGCGCGCGGCGTATCAGGCCGAGCATCGGCGCCTCGTCGCGGCCCTCAAGGACCGGGACGCCGCGCTGGCCCGGCAATTGACCCTCGAGCACCTGCTGCACGTGCGGCGCAACCTGCTCGGATACTGACCGGGCCCCGCCGCTCCTATTTGCTCCAACTGTCCTTCAAGCCCGCAATCCGGTTGAACACCGGTTTGCCCGCCGCGTGATCGTGGCGGTCCGTGCCGAAGTAGCCGTGCCGCTCGAACTGGAAGCGCTCTTCGGCTTCGGCCTCGGCCAGTGACGGCTCGACGTACGCTGCCACGACCTTCAGGCTGTCGGGGTTCAGCGCAGCCTTGAAGTCCTTGCCGCCGGCGTCGGGTTGCGGGTCGGTGAACAGGCGCTCGTACAGGCGCACCTCGGCTGGCACGGCGTCGTGCACGCCGACCCAGGTGATGGTGCCCTTGACCTTGACCGCGTCGGCGCCCGGGGTGCCGCTCTTGGTGTCCGGCACCACGGTGGCGAGCACGGACGTCACGTGGCCGGCCTCGTCCTTCTCGCAGCCGGTGCACTCGATCACGTAGCCGTACCTGAGCCGCACCTTGTTGCCCGGGAAGAGGCGGAAGAACCCCTTGGGCGGCGTCTCGGCGAAGTCCTCGCGCTCGATCCAGATCTCGGGGCCGAGGCTGAAGTGGCGCTGGCCGAGTTCGGGTCGTTGGGGGTGGGCCGGGGCGGTGCAGGGCTCGCGGTGGTCGGCGCTGCCGAACACCTGCGCCCAATTGGTGAGCTTGAGCTTGACCGGGTCGAGCACGGCCATCGCACGCGGGGCCTTGCCTTCCAGGTCGTCGCGCAGGGCGATCTCGAGGTTGCTGTAGTCGATCCAGCCGCCGGCCTTGCTGACACCCGTGCGCTCACAGAACAGGCGAATGGCCTCGGGCGTGTAGCCGCGGCGGCGCAGGCCGACGATGGTGGGCATGCGCGGGTCGTCCCAGCCGCTGACGATGCCTTCGTCCACCAGCTGCTTGAGCTTGCGCTTGCTGGTGACGACGTAAGTGAGGTTGAGCCGTGCGAACTCGTACTGGTGCGGCAGGTTGAAGGGCTCGATCCGGTACGCCTCGAGGCTCGAGGCCAGCAGCGGGGTGAACTGGTGCGTCTGCGTCTTGAGCAGGTTGAAGAACTGCGGCAGGTCCCGTAGCACCGCCTCGCGGTCATGCTCCCATTTCATGAAGAGCGCGCGCATCTGCCGCTCGGGCTCGGTGTTGGGGCCGAGCTTGTGCGCGTGGTTGTGGCAGCGCAGCGCGAACTCCTTGCCGGCCTCCAGTCCCTGTTGCTCGATGCGCTCGATCAGTTGTTTGGCACGCTCGAACTGCGGCGCGCGCAGGATGGGCACGATGCGCTCGAGCAGCCAGTCGTAGAAGGGCCGCTGGTCCTCGAATTCCAGGGTGCAGATGCTGTGGGTGATGTTCTCCAGCGCGTCT
Encoded proteins:
- a CDS encoding FadR/GntR family transcriptional regulator; translation: MDTGHKLRQDLLHHLASGLWRPGQRLPTERELSERYQVSRTTVRRVLASLKERGLITQTVGSGTYVRGPGAGAADSSDAGTAATTSPAELMEARLALEPAIVEMVIRHATPADFQRMEECCACAEAAATMEEFEVWDAKLHETIAQATRNNFLREVFDLMNEVRSQDVWGQLKRRSLTAERRAAYQAEHRRLVAALKDRDAALARQLTLEHLLHVRRNLLGY
- a CDS encoding glutamine--tRNA ligase, giving the protein MSAPAPKDEAKVSNFLRQVIERDLAQGRYDGRRWAGSPGDGTHHEHGGPDPAKVRMRFPPEPNGYLHVGHAKSIWLNFSLAQEYGGVCHMRFDDTNPEKEEQEYVDAILDAVRWLGWSWEAHGTRHLYYASDYFDFMYRAAEYLIETGHAYVDEQTPEQMRAHRGTLTEPGIDSPYRDRPAEESLARFREMRDGRHADGAMVLRAKIDMASPNINLRDPAIYRIKHATHHNTGDTWCIYPMYTFAHPIEDALENITHSICTLEFEDQRPFYDWLLERIVPILRAPQFERAKQLIERIEQQGLEAGKEFALRCHNHAHKLGPNTEPERQMRALFMKWEHDREAVLRDLPQFFNLLKTQTHQFTPLLASSLEAYRIEPFNLPHQYEFARLNLTYVVTSKRKLKQLVDEGIVSGWDDPRMPTIVGLRRRGYTPEAIRLFCERTGVSKAGGWIDYSNLEIALRDDLEGKAPRAMAVLDPVKLKLTNWAQVFGSADHREPCTAPAHPQRPELGQRHFSLGPEIWIEREDFAETPPKGFFRLFPGNKVRLRYGYVIECTGCEKDEAGHVTSVLATVVPDTKSGTPGADAVKVKGTITWVGVHDAVPAEVRLYERLFTDPQPDAGGKDFKAALNPDSLKVVAAYVEPSLAEAEAEERFQFERHGYFGTDRHDHAAGKPVFNRIAGLKDSWSK